The Phaseolus vulgaris cultivar G19833 chromosome 10, P. vulgaris v2.0, whole genome shotgun sequence DNA window ctttTGAATTTctaagattttggaatatattcctttataattgttgtaacttctttctgaacataatcagctttcaacacatatcctttgaccaagattctctcttttaaattgatctgcaacggatagaaattcaaaatagcaattaaaacaatttcttcatagtgctgtcagactcaaaacaatcggttgtttttctgcagtagttaaaaacttgattttgaattttaaccatgagcagaagcaGTTTAAAGCAgatgacattgattaaaaaaaattgtttaaccataagaaagaactttgaaacagaaattgagaacaaataaaggaaagtcttatccttatgttgattcttcaatgagccatgtgctttttgatcaagaagcttcttttcactgttgaggtcttttgcatagtattgattcagcttcaatgactgcctttttcttcaacagcttgatcagatgactcagttcttctttttctctttatttttcctgcataaacaatttcaagtagcaagatttggtccccttacaaatttgggtcagtttgacttttctttgcagttagaaacatcacatcccttaggaatccatttcataaaacctcttggaacaaaatattttctaattttacagaacctaaTAGAGTGGcatttcttcatgcagtaaaagcatgtaacaaccggttgtttcgtcttaacaatcggttgtttttctgattttcttgaaaaactttttaaaaacctatcttgcttgttctgtggattaaagcctaaaccaacCTTTCCAGAAACAcaactttgagatgccaagacattctcaaagtttgatttctcctttgaaagcttgtccacagtttcaacaagatagtgaacctttttctcaagattttcacaatttgtgcaaatgagagtatcacacttgcaagaggcatttttgaaatgattttccaatttttcaaaatcactttttgctttttccagatcctcttcaagtgatttaactttcttttcaagtcaactgttaagatctttcaatcggttgtttgaaagaaccaatctattagcttcatcatgtgtttcttgaaaagcttcaagtaattcactataattttgttcatttaaggaagcacatgaacttacctcacttgagctgcaagattcatcatcattttcagctaccaaacatatgtttgctttttcatcttcacttgatgaagaacttgatgatgacacctcattttcatcccaagctatgtgggctctttttgtcttgcctttcttctccttgtaactagtctttttctctttgctcttgttaggacaatctgcctttatgtgaccttgctcaccacaaccaaaacaagtatagttatttgaattgaattcattgggtttcttgtttccatacctatccttgttgttgtctttgttgcggtttctctttaggaatttgctgaattttcttgacagcaaactaaggttttcctcatcactagaaTCTTGTTTTCCCttgtgtttggatgctttcaaggctatgctccttgtgtgcttacctcactctcttgaacattgagtctattcatctctagctcatgttccctaagttttccaaacaaagaagcaacacttaatgatgttagatctttagattcggaaatagcagttacctttggctgccatgctctatcaagacattttaagatcttgatgttcaactcttctttatcaaaggtcttgcctaggctcataaggtgattgatgatgtgcgtaaaccttttctgcacctcagcaattgtttctcctttaagcattctaaacatctcatactcttggatgagagcatgctttctagctcttttaacctcatttgttccttcatgagtgacttccaaagtgtcccacatttcttttgatgatttgcattgcgagaccctgaaaaactcatcagaatttaaagcagaggttataatatttttggcaatgcaatcgaatttggcctttttgctttctgcatcagtccattgagaccatggcttctcaatgatagatccatccttttcaaactttggggtaaaaggaccattttcaattgcatcccaaattcctttgtcaagagattccataaatattttcattcttactttccaaaactagtagttcaaaccacagaacaaaggtggtctgttaattgaagcaccttccccaaaaggtagtctatcagccatttaaaaagatttttaggatcaacttgaataactttcaagaaccaagctcttgatgccaattgttagaaaagatggctttaaactagagggggggtgaattgtttaaagagagttttcgcaaacttttcaaaactagaatgaatttatctcaggaaccaaatgattcagcaattcagttagccaaaacaacaatcaaaagctgtagtaccagaaaaacaatcggttttttcgtagaaacaatcggttgtttataccagcaaacaacaaataaactaaattgaaagagttagagatagagagattgtacacagttgtttatactggttcactccaaaccagagctacatccagtcttctcagaaaccctgaggaaatccactaagcaatcaccacttgatcacttacacaacaaccaagagaatgaccttgaacacctcaagaaacacactttccttggtcaacactaagattgctgatcttgaacacctcaagaacacacagccaatctcagcaaacacaaacgaattgttcaacaaagtacaaggattacacttgttacagaagataatctaaaatcaatacaagcagaatcctataccaacactttgatcaaatcacaaactcttatcaatctcaacactttgaaaaactttgtcaaagattcttatttgtcaaatctgtttttctgaatttattcaaagatgtagtttgttatcaaatcttaacaaactcttaaattgcattaaaagattggtcaaagcatttaatgactggagcgtaagcagttaaaacatttaaagctcagtcaacaagaaaacagtttttctgttatggtcccaaaacaaacaattggttgtttcctcgaatcaatcggttgttttggtactttaacagttcaaccattcaaaacagttttcaatctttttctcaaaacctaagtataaacaatcggttgtttcgacaaaacaatcggttgttttaacttagtttgaaaacattttactttcacaaagattgagaatgctaatgctttagatttaatcacaaagtggattacaacatataaactaccccagaataaagcttaaaccagcacagcagcatcaagcatagcagaggcttcaacatccttcaaaggatttggattctttaaaacatgaacaccacttggttcaacagatgTGTTGTTACCTTGGTAGGCAGGTGATGCATGCCTAGTTGTAGTTGTCTTGTGCAGGTTATGAGGTGGACCAAAGGTGTTATCCTTTAAGGTGAGTGAAGATCTTTTTGTAAAATCTCTTTGGGGTTGGAGGGCTGGATGGAGGTTTACGAAGTTCTTGGAGCCAGAAAAGCCAAGGAGCACTTGTGGCGTGCATGTGTTTAAGGGAAGAAGAATGGAAGGATTTAGCTTGACGGTATGGTAGTAGGATTTCTAGTAAGGATGCAGGGAGTTTAATTATGGGTAGGTAGATAAAGTAGGGACTGGTATACTGTCAAATGGTATACTGGACGCATTAAAACCATTTCTGGTTCATGGAAGAAGATGAATGCCAGGGCAGTGGATATCTTTAAGCTAGCATGTGGTATGGAGGTTGAGTCAGTTTTGAGATAGAAGCTTGGCATTAGAAGTCATATGATGGAGTAGAAGGAAGGGTAGAAGCTTCTCAATATGGATCAGAGCTAGTGGTTTTTCTGCTACTTGTCCAGCTGCTAAGGGCTACAAGTAAAAGTTTGTAGATTTTTTTCCCACTCTGGTTTATTGCTTATTGCAAGTTGTGTCTTTGCTGATTTTTTAATGTGGATGCACGTTTTAGCACACTCCAAGcctatctttctttttctttagcttatAAAGTTTAGAGGTGCAAAAGTGTTTACAACAGCCACAATCTTGTTTTCTCCACTTGGTTCTACAAAATGTGGTATAATGGGTGTTGTTTTGTGGTTCCTTGGGAGCTCTTAGGCAATGGTCTCTTTAGATCTTTGTGAAGTTTTTTGGGCTGGTAGAAGGGTTTTCTATTCAAGAAACCAATACCCTTAATTGGTGTGTGTACTGGTATGGGACGAGATCGAGCTGCCCAAGACTCGATCTCCCTGACCGAGATGACCGAGACCCCCGCGTACGACCTGATCAACCGACACATAtaaccattaacgctcaaaccaaggtcaatGAAGCTAAATTACCATTAAGAATTAAGTAATGCAACCATAAGTGTgatccattccactaatcaggcccaataaggtaagctcattaaaataatataactagCACACATTCCAAGAAACAAGGTACGTCATTACCACTGTACACACCCAAATGTCGAATACCCTctttattgacttgagcgtcggtgtgtcttctgcaggtacctcCCCCATTTGGCATTCATTCGAGATTGAGAGCCGAAGGAGTAGCGTGACAACCAGAAGGATCACAACAAAGCCCTAGCAACCTGCCCGAAGaaaggaggaagacgaagctttcagtagttctctaggtctcatTTCCCTAGCAGGAACAGTTTGGGTTTCTTGGATCCTGTATACGGGTTGAGGTACCCCTGAAGTACctcttttattataatttatttgttgctgataaaaaaaatgatgaagatCAGTTTGACCAATCATCTTCAATGAATTTTTCATTTGAATGCAAGCATCATGTGAGAAAACTATTTGacgatttaaaaataatatgttattttGAACAAAGAtgatatttaaagaaaattgtGGTATTTAATAAAACATTGTAAAGGACAAAATCTAGAGAAAGGTGAATGGTTATAGCATAGTAAGCATTGACATGTGTAGTATTTGAAAGGTTTACCCACAACACTTTAATCTCAATCTCACACAATACTCCATGATCTTGAGGCATTTTTGTGGAGAAGCATCTAGTAGATATTGATCGTCAAAAAGGCTTCATAAAGAATCTATTCTTACTATCACAAGTTGGTGACCATGAAGAACAGACAAAAACTTTCTTGTCGGGATTGTATCATTTTATATTGTACAATCTAGAATTCTAGATCTAAAAACACTTTTTATATTGTACAATCTATAATGCATCATGTTATACAGTATAATCcgaaaggtttttttttttaaatctgatTTTAGTTTTCTAATTGTATGATCCAAAATGTGTATTTTTTGTTGTAAACGTAttcgtgatttttttttattagcaatcaagaatataaatatatacacaaGAACCACTTTAgggtgattcaacccttatacaaaaaggTATGAGCAACTTAACCACATAACACATTTCAAATAGCTAAGAAACAAAACAGCTCCTGACAATAACCTGACAGAAACTACATCCAGCATCCTACTAAAGCGAATATAGACAAACCAAAGGAGTGAGACATcaatcagaaaaagaaaaactagtTATGGAAAACTTAAACGTGAGTCAAGCCCAAACCTTGAACTGAGCAAAAAAATTCAGAAACATCCGATCCTTTTcttatataaaatcaaatatattattattttattttttattaaaaaacataatattttattattaaaaggagTTATAAAGTGGAAtcatactcaaataaactttttCCTTAAACTATTTCACGCATGATAAAGTTGGAAATGTTATTCATTTTCCTGTTTAAAGTATTAAAGTATAGTGttaaagttttatataaattatagtaattcaattttatttaatactttttacttttaactttccaaACATTATTGACTCTCTGGTTGGTACAACagcaaagaaaatgaaaaaaaaaacagaaaatcaaAGTATTATACTTTAATCTAagataaaatgaagaaaaatccTTAGATTTTTACTTTCAAAGTAAAGCTTATCTCCTTTTAATTTCAgtcactataaaaaaatcatcaatattATGTTTTCCATACTTTAAAGTCCTCAATCATAATAGTTTGAACAAGCTACCAAACAAAAGCATATGCATTCATAATTTGATAAAGTGGCATGAAGTCTTCATCAGTTCTACTTTTGGCCAACATAAAAGCACACACTCACACACACCAAGTATGAGCATGGAGAAAGGTAGCAGCTACTGAAGAAGAAGATAAACTTGAAACTCTTCAAATAATTTCTCCCCTCAAACAGGTTCTGAATATTCTATCCAttctcatcttcttttccaATTCTGGTTTTATCTTTTTTGGTGTTTTAAACACAGTGTCTGCTAATTTCTTTCCTATTATTGCATGTTATCTATTTTCTAGTTCTCTGATATTCATCATTTACTAGCCATTTGCTGGATACACTTTTTCTTGCATCTTTCTTCTCTTTTAGATTGTATTATTATAAACTATGATTgcatcttaataaaaaaaacattaaatttaattcaactgTATAAAATTATTCACATTAATCGAATCTTCAACAATCAAACCTAAACCTAACCATAGATGAAGAGGTTAATCATAAACCAAGAGGTTTCTTAtagttttactttttaaaagtaGGTTTGTCTCATAAAAATCAAAGAGAACTTTATTTGATAATAAAGCATTTTTACAACATATTGGATTATTAATGCAGACAATAGTGGCTTAGTTTTGTATTTTGATAAAAGAAAGTTGAAGTTGGGTTTCTGCAACAATGGCACATGCTTACAAAACTTCTGGTTCTTCACTATCTGAAACCGAATTTGAGATGGTGAAACACATAATCGACATGCCAACTCTAGAGGAGTTAAGGTTGTCTGAGTGCATCATCTACAAAGTTCCTTACAATCTCCGAATGGTGAACATGGATGCCTACACCCCTCAGTGGATCTCAATTGGCCCAATTCATCTCACCAAACCTGAACTCAAGCCAATGCAAGAGCACAAGAAAAGGTACTTCCACTGCTTCTGGGAGCGTGTCTCAAACGAACAAGCCATGAAGATCTACAAGCACTACCTCCAAGACAAGGAAGAAAACATCAGAGAATGCTATGCAGAGAAATTCCCTGACATCCCCAGAGAGAAATTTGTGGACATGATGCTGCTGGATGCTGTGTTCATCATGGAACTCTTGCTGAGAAACTGTCACTGGAAATCTGAAAGATCCAAGCACGAGCACGAGTACAAGCAGACCAAATCGTTTAGGGTGAAGCACAGTGATGATCTTATCTTGACACAGTCCTGGCTCAGCAAGAACATCACAAGGGACTTGATCTTGTTGGAGAATCAGATACCCTTTTTTGTGCTTCAGAGACTCTATGACACTGTTGTTCCTGGTGACAGCAAGAAGGAGGAACATGCCGGGTTTGTTGAtcttgccatcgagtactttgCGTTCTATGACACCCAAATGTCTTCTTCTGATGAAACCAAATGTGTTCTTGACAAGCACCAGTCAAGGAAAAACTACTTCAGTGGCTCACTCCGAAGTTCCACCAAATATCCTGCTAAGTCAAAGAACAAAGATAGATGCAACAAGAGTACAAAGCACTTCACTGATCTCATAAGGTATAAATCAGTTGACATTATCATGCTTTTAAATTATGCATCACTCAACCCACACCATGTTTAAGAAGTTGTGGCAGCAATGTGGTTCACAATCTAAGAAGTTCGacagatattttattttaaatgatgTGTGACACGCGTACTTGTTCTactgtcaaattcaaaaaatatttttatttcatttattttaacatgattttaatataattttaaaaataacaaataaagtgattttctaaaaaatcaaaatttattatataaacttttattatgaatatacatatatatgtgtCCTTCTATccaacattttaaatattacatatgGTATATATGGTATCTTATGGTGTATGTGCTACATAGTTCACAATCTTTGCCACATCATATAGTTGTCTATAATTTTCTGGTAAAGTGAAGGTTTGCAACCAACCAGACCATAACTGTGGCTGACCATTATTTAAAATCATGTTTACGAAGCATACAATTCATCAAGAGttaataattcttttttctaataaattaGTAGGTGATCCTGAATGTTTCTGTTATTCTTTACACAACTTCACTGAGTTTTGTAACTTCATGATGTACATGCAATATCTAAATGTATTATGTTTTTGAGATGACAAATATAAATGGCGGTTCAAAATGACCTGataatattttctctttctctggGTGCTAACTAGCATGATGTccaccaattttttttctaggtACTTTTACCTTCCCAAAGATTGGGAACGCAGTAATGGCTGTGCCCTTCATGTGCTAAGAACAGCAACAAAGTTGCAAGAATCAGGAGTGAGCTTTGAGAAAAATGTGAAGAGAAGGTTGCTAGACATAACCTTTGAGAAGAAGCCAATTCTGAGTTCCTTTCTTTGCTTAAGTTGTTTGCCATACTTGAAGCAGTTCAAAGCACGTTTTAGGATCCCCCAGTTGAAGGTGGATCACACAACTGAATGTGTGCTCAGGAACCTCATTGCCTTTGAGCAGTGCCACTATCCTGATAAGCCTTACATCTGCAACTACGTTTCTCTCATTGACTCTCTCATCCACACTCAGCTCGATGTGGAGTTGCTGGTTGAAAAGGAAGTGATTGTGCATGAGTTGGGGAGTGATAAGGAAGTTGCAACCCTTGTTAATAGTCTAAGCAAACATGTTGTGGCAAACTCAACATGCTACTTTGAGACTATCAATGAACTCAACAAGCATTACCAGAACATTTGGAACCGCACCATGGCAGCTCTGTGGTTGGTGTACTTCAGAGATCCTTGGAGAGCAAGTTCCACTCTGGTAGGCATTGCTGTgattgtgtttgctgttttccaatTCCTACGTGCTGTTCGTGCCTTGTTTTGATCATAAAACCAAGTGTTGTTTGTGCTGCTTCACGTTGATAATCTGCATGTACATGAACTTCTGAAGTGAAACTTCAATTCTAATATTAGCATAGAACACAACAAAACACGTAAGAAAGTGTGTTTGTCATATATATGTGCCTTTCATGGTTCATCACATGAATGATATACACACATTTGGTTGTTTTATTGTGCATATGCAATTATGCATGAGGTATTAATCAATAAACAGTGTGTTAATTGGGAATGTGTAATATCATCGATCAATGCAACAAATAATGCAGTGAGTTCTGAAATATTGTTATGATGCTACACTAGTAAACTCCATTATGCAACTTTACTGAGAGAAAATGTATCAGTAATTAGTTACTCATTTTGGAAAGGGTTATGAATAAACATGCACTCACTATTTTTGTTTGCCTTGTTTTGTCTCATTTTTGCTACGTTTTAGTCTCATTTCTTTCTATCTATTTCTTATTTTTCCATCTGCATAATTTATGACTATAtctatcttcttctttttcccttttctctcttttcttctaCTTAAAAAGTATATGGACAATAATACTTTTAaaaccttaaaaaaataatctcatTTAACAATccactttaataatataataatatatattaaaattttaaattaaaaaataaattaatgtttttatctttagtGGTGTGTGGTTAGATGAATATATAACCATGTCCATGTATTCTATAGATTGTTTCCATAAATATTTAGAGaagaaaatatgataaaaataaaataaaataaaataaaattcttcaTATGCAATAATTAGTTTatgtatctaaagtagtttccaAACGAAATTTataccaatttttttaaaattaagtttttaaataaCACCTAAAGTAGTTTTAGTTAGAAGGAGAAACTGATTTTACTTTTCATATTGAAAAATATGTGGATATATTTTTATAGAGATTATATAAAGGAATAATTTAcctaattatataataaataattaaataaaaactaattttaaaaataaaatttaattagttaatatattgactaagagactaaacaaaattattgatatttaaaataatttctattattaataaattatttttaaattggtatctaattagttataagTTTTAGTTATCAAAGataattatatatgaatttaaaaaattatttattaataatagaattattttatatattaataattttttaatctctaaaattgtgAGTAATTTATACAAGTGAATTTAAATCCATTTACtgaaagacaaaacaaaaaagacaaaacaaaagtTGTTCATACACACAATATTCCAAAATAATGTTTCTTTTTATGAGTGGAAATATCACAATCTTTAAATCTCAAGGTTTAACTTTTCTAGCTTTCTCTATTTTCCAAAGTTGATCCATTATTTTTTGCTTTACACATAATATGGACCACATCAATCTTTTCATCTTTACACTCAATTAATCTATATAATTGGTAGATGATGAAAggtattcataaaataaaattatgtaaagAACTTAAATATGATGCTGAAAACTTAAATTTGCTACCAATAATGGAAATCGACAGGAGATATTTACTaccaaaaatgaaaattattaaaaaaaatattttaaatataaaaataattaattattatattaactaattttaatattatttaataaactaaaaaaatattgatatttaaaataatttatattattaataaaaattataaaataaatatttaacactacaaaaaaatcatcaattagaaaccaattttagacacaaaaataattagttgttatagtgactaaattagagatcattttagaaactaaaaaaaaatggtttctaaatta harbors:
- the LOC137818923 gene encoding UPF0481 protein At3g47200-like, encoding MAHAYKTSGSSLSETEFEMVKHIIDMPTLEELRLSECIIYKVPYNLRMVNMDAYTPQWISIGPIHLTKPELKPMQEHKKRYFHCFWERVSNEQAMKIYKHYLQDKEENIRECYAEKFPDIPREKFVDMMLLDAVFIMELLLRNCHWKSERSKHEHEYKQTKSFRVKHSDDLILTQSWLSKNITRDLILLENQIPFFVLQRLYDTVVPGDSKKEEHAGFVDLAIEYFAFYDTQMSSSDETKCVLDKHQSRKNYFSGSLRSSTKYPAKSKNKDRCNKSTKHFTDLIRYFYLPKDWERSNGCALHVLRTATKLQESGVSFEKNVKRRLLDITFEKKPILSSFLCLSCLPYLKQFKARFRIPQLKVDHTTECVLRNLIAFEQCHYPDKPYICNYVSLIDSLIHTQLDVELLVEKEVIVHELGSDKEVATLVNSLSKHVVANSTCYFETINELNKHYQNIWNRTMAALWLVYFRDPWRASSTLVGIAVIVFAVFQFLRAVRALF